The genomic stretch GTATAAGAAGGCTGAGGAAGTCCAAACTCAATATCACTTACTTTGATTTTCGGATTCCTGCCAATTGATTTTCTTACTTGAGTTAATCTTTTTTTTGCGTCCGCTAATGATTTTTTTTCTTTCAAAGGATTGTGAGGTGAAACCACAAGCCAGACTTGCCCTAAATCGGTATTCTCAGCCATATACTTGGCAATAGCAATGTGACCAATATGAATAGGATTAAAAGAACCAAACAACAAACCAACTTTCATGATTCGTAAATTCGTAACGATTCGTTTTTCGTAGATTTCATTTTTTTAGAAATTCAGAAACTAACTTCTCTGCGTCAGCACATGCCTTATCCAGGTTTTCATTCACAAGAATTTTATCAAACTGATCAGCGACATGAATTTCTTCTTTTGCTTTTGTAATTCTCTTTGCCAGACTTTCAGGAGTTTCTGTTTGCCGCTGCTTGAGGCGCAGTTCGAGTATTTCTACAGAAGGAGGCATTACAAAAATTGCATACGCCTGCCTGCCGGATTTTCTTTTCAGGTTAATACCCCCCTGTACATCTAAATCAAAAATTACATGCTTGCCTGAATTCCAGATCCGTTCTATTTCCGATTTCAATGTTCCATAAAATTGTCCTGTATAAACTTCTTCCCATTCTACAAACTCATTCTTTTTTATTTTTTGTTTGAACTCTTCAGTAGACATGAAATGATAATCCTTTCCGTCAATTTCATTTGGACGCATTGTGCGAGTACATGCAGAAATAGAAAATTCCAACTGGTCAGCAAACTTTTTCAGCACATGATGGACGATGGTGGTTTTGCCTGCGCCAGAGGGCGCGGAGAAAATTATAAGTTTTCCAGCACTCATAGAACATTATTGAGTTGCTCTTTTATTTTTTCCAGTTCGTCTTTCATTTGCACAACTATCTTTTGCATTTCTGCGTCATTTGCTTTTGAACCGATAGTGTTTATTTCCCTACCGATTTCCTGAGAAATGAAATTTAATTTTCTTCCGCACTCATTTTCACTCATAGTTTTTAGAAAATAATCACAATGTGTTTTCAATCGGACTTTTTCTTCTGTAATGTCAAGTTTCTCAGAATAAAAAATTATTTCCTGCTCAAATCGGTTTTGGTCAATTTTATCGGTGAGTTCGGCAACTTGTTTCCTTATTTTTTCTTTTATAAAAGGAATTCTTTCTTTATCTAATTTCTCAACAAACCCAAGAAGTTCTGCAATTATTCCTAGTCGATTTCTCAAATCCTTTTCAAGTGATTTTCCCTCTGTAGTTCTGAACTTGTCCAACTCGTTCACTGCTTTTCCGATTCCTGAAAGAATCTGCTTCCAATCCTTTTCGTTCAACTCTTCCTTTCCCGTTTTGAAAACATCAGGCATGCGTAGAATGGCCAGAAGCATCTCTGCGTCATCCAGCTTTAACTCTTTGCAAAGTGATTTCAGTTCTTTGTAATGCGACTTTGCGACAGTTTTATTCAGAAGAACTGTTTTTATTTCGGAAGAATTATCAGACGAAATAGAAATATCAACTTTCCCTCTTTTCAATTTATCCGACAAAAAATTTCTGAGTTCGGTTTCTTTTTCGCGGTAGATATTCGGTAAACGGAAATTCGTATCCAATCCTTTGCTGTTCACTGAACGCGCTTCAATAGATATTTTTTTACCTCTCAGCGATACATTCGCTTTTCCAAAGCCTGTCATTGATTTAATCATAAAGCGAATATACGAATGGATTTCTATGTGAATGTAATTTGTAAATTCGTATTCATTCGTAATTAGTAAGCGCATGCAAAATTTTATTGACCTCCGAAGTGATACTGTCACCCGCCCTTCCAAAGGAATGCTTGAAGCGATGATGAACGCTCAAGTCGGTGACGATGTTTTCAAGGAAGATCCAAGTGTGAATTTGCTTGAAGAGCGCACTGCAAAACTTTTCGGGAAGGAAGCCGGAGTTTATTGCCCTTCTGGAACAATGACAAATCAAGTTGCCATTAAATCGCACACTCAGCCGGGCGATGAACTGATTTGCGATACGCACGCACATATATATATAAATGAAGCGGGCGGAATTGCTTTTAACTCAGGCGTGCAGGTAAGATTAGTGCCGGGAGATCAGGGAAGACTTTCTGCGCAACAGGTTGCTGAAAATATTAATGCTCCTTTTGACTGGCTCCCAAGAACGACTTTGGTTTGTCTTGAGAATACTGTAAATCGAGCTGGCGGAAGTTATTATTCCTTGAATTCGATAAAAGAAATTTCTGAAGTCTGTAAGAAAAATAATCTCAAACTTCATCTGGATGGCGCAAGAATTTTTAATGCTCTGGCAGAAACAGGAGATTCTCCTGCTGAAACGGCAAAATACTTTGATTCTGTTTCCATTTGTTTTTCAAAAGGATTGGGTTGCCCAGTGGGTTCAGTTTTAGTTGGAAACAAAGAGTTTATTCAGAAAGCCAGAAGAGTGAGAAAAGTTTTCGGTGGAGGAATGCGTCAGGCAGGATTTATAGCAAGTGCCGGACTTTATGCACTGGACAATAACATCAAACGCTTGAAAGAAGATCACATGCGCGCAAAACAAATTGCTGATGTATTGAAAAGCGCTCCGTATGTTGATTCGCTTCTTCCCGTTACGACCAACATCATCATCTTCACAGTGAAAGAACCAATGACTTCACCCGAGTTAATAGCAAAACTTGCGGAGAAGGGCGTGAAAGGAATTGCGTTCGGAAAAAAGATGGTTCGTTTTGTCACTCACCTTGACTTTGACGATAAACAATTAGAAGTAACTCTTAATGCGCTGAAGCAATTATTCTAAGCAATCTCTTTTTGCATTTGCTCAAGCCATGCAAGCGCTGCAATTTTTGTTCCGAAAATATTAAGCGGATGTTTAGGTTTTGAAAAGTTCATGAAAAACTTTATTGCGATTCGGAATGCAGCCGACCTGATGACGTAAGCAGTGGCTCTGACATGTTTCTGATTTTCCGGTTTCCTTGCTTCAGCCATGGCATCATCGCTCATCGGAATGTATCCTTTAAAAGAAACGAGTGCAAAGACACCTTTTCCATCCCCGCCCCTTCGGAAACAATCATACATCTGCGCAACATCAGAAGAAGTTAGTTTCTTTATCCTCTTCATTTCAATGTGAATAAAATTATCTTGAATCCGGGAGGCGGTGAAAGCAGGAAAGTCGCACGTATTTTTCATTTGATGGTTTTTTGTAAAATAAAATACTATCGAACAAAAATCACAAATATTTTTTCAACCATTTGATGGCTTCTTCTTTCGAATTAAAAAGTTTTGTAGGTGTTTCAGGTCTAAAAAAAATTAAATAAAAATTGCTTCTAAGTCGTGATGCGAGAGAATCCACAACCACTGCAATAGCTTTTGCATATTTTAAATTTCCTTCTTTAGCAGCGTATTTCATACTTTCCTCATTCGGTCCATGATAAGAGGCAAATGTCAGCATCAAGGGAAATTTCTTTCCCTTGCTCTTCTCTGATAAAAATTGAATTTGTTCTTTGAGAATTTCCACTGTGTAGTCTTCAACATCCTTCATCTCAAAATGGACTATACCATCACTCCGGAAAAAAGCAGTGTAAGAAGGATGCTCTTTCGTTTCAAGTATAGAAATTTCTTTTGGCATTTTTTTCATAAAATAATTTTATAAAGATAATTGTTTTTCGGAAAGGGAAATCTATTTCTGCCTTCTCATCCAGTATAACTCATCTTCATTTTCCTTTTCCTGATTCCAGTAAGCGATAGAAGCCGGTTTTCCTTCTTGCGTGTAAAATGAACGTTCGTAAATAGCAAGCATAGGGTGAAAAGAAATAGTTGTAACGCCTACTGTAAAAGTATTTGGTGGAGTGCGAGTCGCACCTAAATCCTCCCCGTTGGGAAGGACTTGAGTTTTTTTCTCCTCCCCTAATGGAGGAGGCTGGGAGGGGGCAACAGGTTTTTTTGCCGGAGGCGGAGGAGTAGGAGAAATCATTACAGTGAACCCATTATGCTCCAAAAGTTTTTTCAGAAACCCAACACGCTCAGGAGAAACATTTTTTTCCACGATGGAACAGCGAATGTCATTCAACTCTTCCACAATATGTCCTTCTTTGTTCAATTTGTTCATAATCCAAAACTAAGTGAGTGGATATATTCAAAAATAAAACTGATAAACCCGGTAACAAGAATTCCTGCCACGCAAATTACCAAAGCAATTTTTGCCGGAGTATCGCTGATGAATTTTTCTATCGGAGTTTCATTTTTGTCTACAAACATTGCTTTCGCGATTCTCAGATAATAGTAAAGTGAAATAATCATATTCAATGAAGCAATGATGATGAGCGTTATTAATCCGGCAGACGCACCGGAAGTGAGTAAAAATAATTTTCCGAAAAATCCTGCCGTGGGAGGAATTCCTGCCAGAGAAAACACAGCGAGAAGCAACGCAACGCTCAGAAGAGGATTCGTTTTATAAAGTCCTTTATAATCATCTATATTTTCTTTGCCTGTCCTGTTCGAAATCAAAGCCACAACCGTGAACGCACCAATATTCGAGAAAGCGTAAATGAGCAGAAAATAAATCACCGAAGCCATTGACAGCGCGGAAGCAGAAGCAACGCCAATGAGAATATATCCTGCCTGTGTGATAGATGAAAATGCGAGAAAGCGTTTGATGTTTGTTTGACGGATGGCGAAAAGATTTCCGATCGTCATCGTAATGACAGAAAGTAAAACAAGAATGTGAACCCACGTTTCCTGAGCCAATGGAAAAACTTTATAAAGAATGGTCATGAAAATAAATACCGAAGCTCCTTTTGAAACGACAGACAAAAACGAAGTAATAGCAACGGGTGAACCTTCATAGACATCGGCTGTCCATAGGTGAAATGGCACTATAGAAATTTTAAAAGCAAAGCCAACGAAAATAAAAACGAGTGAGAACATCATCAATGGAGAAGAAGAAAAATTCATTGCCACTTCTGCAAAACTTAGTGAGCCAGTCATTCCGTACAGTAACGACAAACCAAAAAGCAATATCGCTGATGAAAACGCAGAGGATAAAATCATTTTGCCTGCACTTTCTGCCGAACGTATTCGGTTGAAATCAAAAGCAACGAGCGCAGTAAGAGGAATAGTCGCCATTTCAAGGCCAAGATAGAACATCAAAAAGTTTCCCGATGAAATCATGAAATACATTCCGTTGAGAATGGAAAACAGCAAAAGATAAAACTCTACATAACTCTCGTGCTTCTTCAGCCAGTTGTGTGCTTGTAAAGAAATAAGCAGAGTTGCGAATGTAATAATTGATTTTTCAAGCATTAGTGTGCCGTCATCCAAAAACATTCCTCCGAATGCGCTTCCATGAGGATGACCAATAAATCCGGACGCAACAATAACAAGCAGGCAGAAATTTACAAATCCAAGAATCAATGACACATTCAGTTTCTCTGAGAAAATTTTCATAAGCAAAAGCAATATGATCACACCGAGCGAAGCAACTTCAAAACGCATCAATGATATGTAATTCAATAAACTCATTTTATCACAGTTCCAAATAAAGTTTCTGTTGTTTTTGAAATTAAATCCGACAGCCACAACGGCATCGTTCCCATAATTACAATTGATACAACTAAAATTCCTGAAGCTAATTTTTCATTCCAAGCAGCATCTGAAAGTTTTTCAAATTCTTTTTTCGTGATTGGTCCCCAAAGAGAAATTCCAACAGCACGCAAAATATAAACTGCCGTTACAACAATGGAAGCAGTCGCAATAATTGTTGCCGAGCGATGAAAAAAATCCGCCACTTGCCATGAACCGACAAACACAGTTGCTTCGGCAACGAACCCGCTGAAACCGGGAAGCCCGAGAGAAGTTAATCCTGCAATGATAAATACAGTTCCGAGAAACGGCATTACCCTGAGCAGTCCGCCCATTTCATCTCCCATGCGCGTATGCGAACGCTCGTAGATCATGCCGATGACAGCGAAGAAAAGAGCCGTCATCACTCCGTGAGAAACCATTTGCAAAACTGCACCGGTCATCGCGGTTTTTGTGAGCATACCAATGCCAAGCAAAACAAATCCGCAGTGGCTCACCGAAGAATATGCATTCATCAGTTTTATGTCACGCTGTTTCAGTGTAACGAATGCTCCGTATAAAATTCCTATGCAGGCGAGAATAATAATGTAAGTGGAATATTCTCTTGCAGCATCGGGAAGAAGAACTGTCGCAACACGCAAACATCCGTATCCGCCCAGCTTCATAGAAATTCCCGCGAGGAACATGGAAGCAGCAGTAGGCGCAGAAGAATGTCCGTCAGGTGCCCAAGTGTGAAACGGGAACAATGCGCTCAACACACCAAATCCGATAAATAAAAATGGAAAGACAAATATTTGTTTTTCCGGAGACAAGCCAAGTTTAGAAATTTCCATTAAAGAAAAAGTCGGGGTTCCCGCTTGAACTGAGAAATAATACAAACTCAAAATTCCAATCAGCACGAGCGCAGAGCCACCCATCAGCATCAGCACCAATTTCATAGCGGAATATTCTTTTTTGCCGCTTCCCCAAATAGCGATGAGAAGATATTTTGGGACGACCGCCAATTCAAAAAAGAAAAACTGCGTGAATAAATCTACAGAAATAAAAAAACCAAAAGCACCCATCGCAAGCATAACGAGAAGAAAGAAAAATTCTCTCGGCTGATATTCAATATTCCATGAAACAAGAACGCCTGCGAAAAGAACAACCGATGTAAGTAAGATCATCGCGATAGAAATGCCGTCAATGCCGATGTGATAATTAATATTCCATTGAGAAAACCAGACATGATTTGATTCAAAGAGAAGCGCAGAAACATTTCCAATTTTTCTTTCATTCATATAAGAGAGCAAAAGAAAAAGAGAAAGTCCTAATTGTAACAACGAACCAACAAACGCGACAATGCGCACGTCTTTTCTTTTGACAAGAAACATTCCAGCCAGTGTGAGAGCAGGGATTAATATGAGTAATGACAAAATCATCTTACCATGCAAAAATTACTAACGCTGATAATAAAATTGCTCCTGCAAAAAACCACATCACATAATCTGCAATCTTTCCAGACTGCACTTCTTTTATTCCATCAGAAATATTTTCTGTCGTCACAGAAAGCAAATTCATAAATCCATCCACAATATTTTTATCAATCCAAGCAGCAGGAGCAGCAACAAATTTGAAAATTATTTTTTTAGTAACGAATAAATACAATTCATCTACATAGAATTTCCTATAGATAGAATGGTAAATACTTCCCAGTGCAGATGAAATTTTTTCCGACTTGTCGTTTTGCTTTGCATAAAGAATGATTGCAGTAAAAATTCCAATCAGCCCAGCAGTCACAGCAATAATGGCAGGAGTTAAATGAAATTCGGATTCAAAGGAAGTTCCGTCTGCAGAAATATATTTGCTGAAAGGGATGAAACCTGCAATAAGAGTCGCTATGGCGAGAATCAATAGCGGAAATTTCATAGTGAAAGGGGCTTCGCTTTTGTGTGAATCATGTTCGTGTTCTTGATACGGCTTATTCCAGAAAATGCTCAGATACAAACGGAACATGTAAAATGCCGTGAGACAAGCAGTAGCCAGTCCAGCCAGATAAATTATTTTATTGTGATGAAATGCAGCAGTGAGAATTTCTTCTTTGGAAAAAAATCCTGAAAGAGGCGGCACGCCAGAAATAGCAAGACATGCTATGAGAAACACAGCATTCGTCACCGGCATTTTCTTTCTGAGACAGCCCATATCTTCCATTTCGTTAGAGTGAACATAATGAATCACTGCGCCAACTCCAAGAAAAAGTAATGCCTTGAACATCGCATGCGTGAACAAATGAAACATGGAAGCAGAAAATCCAAGTCCGTGTTCGCCCCAATATCCGGAAACTCCAAGCGCGAACATCATGTAACCTATTTGCGAAATAGTTGAATAGGCGAGCACGCGTTTTATATCTGTTTGTGTGCAGGCGATAGCCGCTGCGAAGAACGCGGAGAACGCTCCCACATACATCACCACATCAAGCGCTGCAGGAATTTGCGAATAGACCGGAAATAATCTTGCTACAAGAAAAACACCCGCCACTACCATCGTTGCTGCGTGGATGAGTGCTGAAACAGGAGTGGGTCCTTCCATCGCATCCGGAAGCCAGATATGTAGCGGGAACATCGCGGATTTGCCTGCACCACCTATGAAAATCAAACACAGCGCCCAAGTGAGCGCTGAAATTCCCATGAAGGAAGCTGCGTTCGCATTCAGGAAGATAGTTCCGTTGTAATCCATCATGCGGTGAATGATAGTTTGAAAATCCAACGACTCGCTGTAATAGGAAAGAATTAAAATTCCAGCGAGAAATCCTAAATCAGCAAAGCGCGTGACGATGAATGCTTTTTTCGCTGCTGCGACTGCGGAAGGTTTGGTGAAATAAAATCCTACGAGCAAGAAAGATGAAACTCCTACAAGTTCCCAGAACATATACATCTGGAAAATATTTGTTGAAACTACTAATCCAAGCATCGAAAAACTGAAAAGAGAAAGAAACGCATAGTAAGTTGAATATCTTTCTTCTCCATGCATGTAACCAATGCTATAGAGATGAACCATCAGGGAAACCGTAGTGACTACCACAAGCATCATGGCAGAAATCGGGTCAAGCATGATTCCAAAATCAATGCTGAGGGTTGGAGAAAAATTTAACCAGGTTTGTTTGAATGCGATAATGGTCGGGTAAATTCCATCTACTCTTTCACCAGCAATGAAATATTGGTATGCGGCAAAATAAGAAAGTCCAGCGGCAGCCAACATTCCAACTGTTCCAAGAATTCCGGATAACTGCTGAAATTTTTTCCCGAATAATCCCGTGATAAGAAATACCACCAAAGGTATAATCAAGACAAATGATATGTAAGAAAAATTTACCATCGAGCCCATCCTAAATCCTTCCCCAAGGGAAGGACTTTTTATTTTTATGGTTATTGTTGTTCATTTGTTTTTGCCTTCTTCTTGTTCTCTCCCCTTGGGGGAGAGTTAGAGAGGGGCTTTTTACCATTTCAAAGTATCAATATCGTCTTCGTCAATTGATTTAAATTTTCTGTACAGGTTAATAATTATTGCAATTGCCACAGCTGCTTCAGCAGCAGCAATGGTGATAATAAAAATCGTAAAGAAGAGTCCGTCTAATTTATCAGCAAACAAATATTTATTGAACACTACAAAATTTATATTCACGGCATTGAGCATAAGTTCCACCGCCATAAGCATAGTGATCATATTTCTACGCGTAAGAAATCCATACGCTCCAATGAAAAAGAGTGCGAAACTTACGAGCAATATGAATTTCATTTCATTCATCAAGCTTTTGGTTTTGTTTTCATAGCAATTGCAATACTTCCAACTAATGCAGCTAACAATAAAATACTTACCACTTCAAATGGCAAAACAAATCCGCCTTCACCGTAATTCAGCATTGCTTTACCTATTGAATGCATGCTTATTGATGAACCAATTATTGCTGTTTCAGAAAATTCATGCGCGAGTAGCAGAAAATATGCAAACCCGAATCCAAACAATACAGCGAGAAACGTAAAAAACATTTTCAAATAAGAAGGAGCAGGAAGATCTGAACCCACGCGGTGTGTAAGGAAAAGTGAAAATATTATCAGCACAACAATTCCGCCTACGTAAACCACAATCTGAACAGCAGCAATAAATTCATACTGAAGATAAAAATACAACGCTGCCACATTAATAAGCGCGAACAGTAAATAAATCGCTGCGCGGAATATCTTATGAGAAGTCACAGTAAGTACTCCAAACACAAGAATCATTACAGATATAAGATATAGAAAAAAATGGCTCATATTATTTATTCTTCAACGCCTTTCATCAATTTAGAACCGGGTTTATTTAAAATTTTATTTAACGGCTTTCTATCGTATGTGCTATGTTCAAAATCATGTGACATAACAATCGCATCGGTCGGACAGGCGATAATGCAGAGATTGCAGAACGTACACATGCCCAGATGATAGACAAACTCATCAATAGCTTTTTTCTTTTTCTGAGTTTCAGGGACAATTTCAAACTTGCTGATGATTCTGATTGTGCCATTCGGACACGCTATCTCGCAGGCGGAACAACCTGTGCAGCGGTGCTCGTTGTTTGCATCGTGGGTAAGAATAACTTCTCCTCGAAAACGTTCACCGATAAACATTTCTTTTCTGTTCTCGGGATATTGTTGTGTAACTATGTTTTTGTGATGTGTAAAATAATATCCGGTCAGTTTCATGCCTTTGCGCAGCGAGTTGAGCGCCCGAAAAATTGATCCTATGTATGTTACTAAGTATTGCATATTAAAAATGCCAGCCCATAATTACTATTAGTGCAACTAAAATCATATTCACCAGACTTACCGGCATCAAATACTTCCATTCAAGCGTTAGAAGCTGGTCTATTCGCAAACGCGGAAAAGTCCACCTGAACCACATGATGACGAATATTAGAAAAAAAGTTTTTCCGAAGAACCAAACGATAGGTGGAACAAAATCCATAATGTGATTAAATGTTTCCAAATGCCCGACATGAAATGGCATCCATCCGCCAAGAAATAAAGTTGCGCCAATTGCACATACCGTAAACATGTTCACATATTCTGCCATAAAGAACATGGCGAAACGCATTCCGGTATATTCTGTATGAAATCCCGCAGTAAGTTCAGATTCTGCTTCTGCCATATCGAAAGGCGCGCGGTTAAGTTCGGCAGTTCCTGCTATGATAAAAATTACGAAAGCAATGATGGCAGGAACATGTCCTTTGAATATCCACCAACCTGTACGCTGGCTCTCAACAATATCGTTCAAGCTCATGCTTCCTGCAAGCGCCACAATAATGATGATAGAAAGTCCCGCAGATAATTCATAACTGACAATCTGCGCACCACTTCTCATAGCACCGAGCAAAGAATATTTACTGTTACTCGCCCAGCCTGCCATGAGAATTCCAATCACAGAAATAGATGAAACAGCAGAAATATAAAACACTCCAATGTTGATGTCATACATCTGCAATCCTTTTGCAAAAGGAATGGGAGCAAGGGCAAGCATGGCTACTGTTATTACGATAAAAGGCGCGAAGTTGAATAAAAATTTATCAGAAGTTCTGGGAGAAAATCCTTCCTTCAGTACAAGTTTAAGAACATCCGCAACTGCCTGAAATATTCCTTTGGGTCCAACGCGATTGGGACCAAGACGAATTTGCATGAACGCGGCAACTTTCCGTTCCATATAAACAAATAGTATTGCCAGCAAAACACAAATGCCAAGTACGCACACTCCAACAATAATAAACTCCAGCATCATTGTCCAGAAAGGACTGCAATGAGCAAAAAGCCAGTTGTGGATTTTAGCTGTGAGATATGTGAAGTCGTATAACATAGAGCCCCTCTCTAACTCTCCCCCAAGGGGAGAGAATTTATTTTATTTGTATTTGTTTTCATTTTGTTTCTTGCTCATCTCCCTTCCCTTGGGGAAGGGTTGGGGATGGGCTTTTTATCTATCTATATCCGGAATTACCAAATCCAATGTTGCCATTATTGCAACCAAGTCGCCAATCTTCCCACCAACCGCCATATTCTTGAGCGCAGAGAGGTTTGAAAAATTCGGTGAACGAAATTTTATTCTGTACGGTTTCATGCTTCCATCGCTGACGATGTACACACCCAATTCTCCGCGCGCAGTTTCCACACGCGAATAAAATTCTCCCTTCGGAAGTTTGAGCACCGCTTTTGTCTTTGCCTGAAAATCTCCATCGGGAATATTATTTATTACCTGCTCAATAATTTTTACTGACTCTCTCATTTCTCTCATACGAACTTTATATCTTGAATAGCAATCTCCACCTGTTTCAAGAATTTCTTCAAACTGAACTCCTTCGTATCCATCGTATGGAAACCATTTGCGAATATCAGAACTCACGCCTGAACCGCGGGCAACAGGACCAGTACATCCGTATGAAATTGCATCTTCAGGCGAAAGATAGCCAACTCCTTTTGTTCTGTTTTCAAAAATTACATTTCCCGTGAGCAACTGATCATATTCCGGAAGATGTTT from Bacteroidota bacterium encodes the following:
- the nuoH gene encoding NADH-quinone oxidoreductase subunit NuoH; this encodes MLYDFTYLTAKIHNWLFAHCSPFWTMMLEFIIVGVCVLGICVLLAILFVYMERKVAAFMQIRLGPNRVGPKGIFQAVADVLKLVLKEGFSPRTSDKFLFNFAPFIVITVAMLALAPIPFAKGLQMYDINIGVFYISAVSSISVIGILMAGWASNSKYSLLGAMRSGAQIVSYELSAGLSIIIIVALAGSMSLNDIVESQRTGWWIFKGHVPAIIAFVIFIIAGTAELNRAPFDMAEAESELTAGFHTEYTGMRFAMFFMAEYVNMFTVCAIGATLFLGGWMPFHVGHLETFNHIMDFVPPIVWFFGKTFFLIFVIMWFRWTFPRLRIDQLLTLEWKYLMPVSLVNMILVALIVIMGWHF
- a CDS encoding NADH-quinone oxidoreductase subunit D, giving the protein MGPQHPSTHGVLHLKVKLQGETVLDVVPHLGYIHRSIEKMCEASTYRNFIYLTSRMDYLSAHMNNQACAMAVEKGMVLEIPARAKAIRLLMSELTRIASHTLWWGALGLDLGATTPFFISFRDREEIMDIFEETCGARLTMNYSVPGGVMYDIHPNFQKRVLTFLANFKKHLPEYDQLLTGNVIFENRTKGVGYLSPEDAISYGCTGPVARGSGVSSDIRKWFPYDGYEGVQFEEILETGGDCYSRYKVRMREMRESVKIIEQVINNIPDGDFQAKTKAVLKLPKGEFYSRVETARGELGVYIVSDGSMKPYRIKFRSPNFSNLSALKNMAVGGKIGDLVAIMATLDLVIPDIDR